The following proteins come from a genomic window of Gossypium raimondii isolate GPD5lz chromosome 5, ASM2569854v1, whole genome shotgun sequence:
- the LOC105767835 gene encoding uncharacterized protein LOC105767835 isoform X1, producing MMAIEKNNFKVSRFDSEFSYGSRETTVSSDEDELQRQSSAVDCDGDDDDDDEFDDADSGAGSDDFDLLELGETGAEFCQVGNLTCSVPLELYDLPGLEDILSLDVWNECLSDEERFSLTKFLPDMDQDTFMRTLNDLLKGDNFHFGSPIKKLFNMLKGGLCEPRVALYREGLNFFQKRQHYHHLRKHQNNMVANLCQIRDAWLKCRGYGIEERLRVLNIMRSQKSLVYEKLEDEDSESSKREDLDDGLWSKKVKDRKASQKKAHYSGYGVEPNLEFISRGQLMALEPAKYGKQNPKGMLKTGGSNFPFTKDYGTCFCPSLNMNSEPYGFPGTLPRQKYESGAVLRSRDWIRLDDDAEDPMFGAGIQRDRNVVRDSIMGKSGSLRARKKYERLEEFAGDSSAALPLSSKHDLQAHGRNRNMNKLSEAKMYTSKPPNRRSDDLPKKVKYTENHLQFAVGKQIKSSKGRTPPFPLKGSRVDLSECAEMFCQNKNHGEDISVDSSVRSDDWNVRSKKWKTGRDSPDVSFKSYKVSSPLMNDRFLQSDSRIKPSQEKIRGNYVQKRGPVSKGNRAFIRNEETESDSSEQFDNDEDSNPLMRSKLAYPTGIIKDSQLSSLKSGVDSKRTKSLKKNSMEDGWTVDGITRFSKKSFREDVHVPGVENYYFKGKQKGKMSKSPLLNSTSRVMDEVDRKQVYKLGKSAQLRGEPGNRLHKSSSRVYPTDKRQKGELAYDHSTSQTNYLRDYLVDEEDALPVTLLLADENNPGRNRKKGQSIEAYDRCEKSEASLRGCNKGTKKRKGKEYVAHVDRRGKDGNLQSNLEQQIDDSLFLKKKGKRKLEADIGTSDMEASEPHGAELGTIDVEIETKPQKKPFTLITPTVHAGFSFSIIHLLSAVRLAMITPLPEDSLEVSKPREEQNGKQEGGANGVLSCENAVSNDLDHPVQASALSLTVHEIVSRVAANPGDPCILETQEPLQDLVRGVLKIFSSKTAPLGAKGWKALVAYEKSTKGWSWVGPVMHSSNDHETIEEVTSPEAWGLPPKMLVKLVDSFANWLKNGQETLQLLGSLPAPPLELMQANLDEKERFRDLRAQKSLSTISPSSEEVRAYFRREELLRYSIPDRAFSYTAADGKKSIVAPLRRCGGKPTSKARDHFMLKRDRPPHVTILCIVRDAAARLPGSIGTRADVCTLIRDSQYIVEEVSDAQVNQVVSGALDRLHYERDPCVQFDGERKLWVYLHREREEEDFEDDGTSSTKKWKRQKKDTAEQPDQGAVTVAFHGTGDQSGFDLVSDLNVEPPCCDKKMETDSHNRQNVEDNADTSHGSEQGNTQQHGHPMQESKLLCQENSTNEDFDQHFSFAGQSPPRG from the exons AGACGACTGTGTCGAGTGATGAGGATGAGCTTCAACGTCAAAGCTCAGCTGTTGATTGTGATggcgatgatgatgatgatgatgaatttgatgatgCTGATTCAGGAGCAGGTTCGGATGACTTTGATTTATTGGAATTAGGAGAAACGGGGGCTGAATTCTGCCAAGTTGGGAACTTGACTTGTTCTGTTCCTTTGGAGTTGTACGATCTTCCTGGATTGGAAGATATTTTGTCTCTTGATGTGTGGAATGAGTGTTTAAGTGATGAGGAGCGGTTTAGCCTTACTAAATTTTTGCCCGATATGGATCAGGATACATTTATGCGGACTTTGAATGACCTTCTTAAGGGtgataattttcattttgggaGTCCTATAAAGAAGTTGTTTAATATGTTGAAAGGAGGCTTATGTGAGCCAAGGGTCGCACTTTATCGGGAGGGTTTGAATTTCTTTCAGAAGCGACAGCATTACCATCATTTGAGGAAGCATCAGAATAATATGGTTGCCAATCTTTGTCAAATAAGGGATGCTTGGCTTAAGTGTAGGGGATACGGTATCGAGGAGCGGCTTCGTGTTTTGAACATTATGAGAAGTCAGAAGAGTTTGGTGTATGAAAAATTAGAAGATGAGGATTCTGAATCCTCCAAAAGAGAGGATTTGGATGATGGATTGTGGAGCAAAAAGGTGAAGGACAGGAAAGCTTCACAGAAAAAGGCACACTACTCGGGCTATGGGGTTGAACCGAATTTAGAATTCATTTCCCGAGGACAGCTGATGGCTTTGGAACCAGCAAAATATGGGAAGCAGAATCCAAAAGGTATGCTTAAGACAGGTGggtcaaattttccttttacaaAAGATTATGGGACCTGCTTTTGCCCTAGTTTGAATATGAACTCTGAGCCATATGGTTTTCCAGGAACTCTTCCTCGACAGAAATATGAGTCAGGGGCTGTACTCAGGTCTAGGGATTGGATAAGGTTAGATGATGATGCCGAAGACCCAATGTTTGGAGCAGGTATTCAAAGAGACCGAAATGTTGTGCGTGATAGCATCATGGGAAAATCTGGTTCATTGAGAGCAAGGAAAAAGTATGAAAGACTGGAAGAATTTGCTGGTGATAGTTCTGCGGCTTTGCCTTTGTCTTCAAAGCATGACTTGCAGGCCCATGGTAGGAACAGGAATATGAATAAATTGTCAGAGGCAAAAATGTATACTTCAAAGCCACCTAACAGGAGATCTGATGATTTGCCCAAGAAGGTCAAGTATACTGAAAACCATCTGCAATTTGCTGTTGgaaaacaaattaaatcttCGAAGGGCCGAACTCCTCCATTTCCATTGAAAGGGAGTCGAGTTGACTTATCTGAATGTGCTGAaatgttttgtcaaaataagAACCATGGAGAAGATATCTCTGTGGATTCTTCAGTTAGATCTGATGATTGGAATGTTAGGAGCAAGAAATGGAAAACAGGACGAGATTCTCCAGATGTCAGTTTTAAATCTTATAAAGTTTCTTCACCACTGATGAATGATCGATTCTTGCAGTCTGACAGTAGAATAAAACCTTCGCAGGAGAAGATCAGAGGGAACTATGTGCAAAAGAGAGGCCCTGTTTCCAAAGGCAATAGAGCATTTATTAGAAATGAAGAAACAGAATCTGACTCATCTGAGCAATTTGATAATGACGAGGATAGCAATCCTCTAATGAGAAGCAAATTGGCATACCCTACTGGTATCATAAAAGATTCTCAGTTGTCTTCATTGAAGTCTGGTGTAGATTCTAAAAGGACCAAATctttgaagaaaaattctaTGGAGGATGGATGGACTGTTGATGGAATCACTCGCTTCTCCAAGAAGAGCTTTAGGGAAGATGTGCATGTGCCAGGAGTAGAAAACTACTATTTTAAAGGAAAACAGAAGGGCAAGATGAGTAAAAGCCCCTTGCTTAACTCTACTTCTAGAGTAATGGACGAGGTTGATAGGAAACAAGTTTACAAGTTGGGTAAAAGTGCCCAGTTACGAGGGGAACCTGGTAACAGGTTACACAAGTCCTCATCTAGGGTCTACCCTACTGACAAAAGGCAGAAAGGTGAACTCGCCTATGATCATTCTACGTCTCAGACAAATTATCTGCGTGATTATCTTGTTGATGAGGAGGATGCTTTACCTGTGACACTCTTGTTAGCTGATGAAAATAACCCGGGTAGAAATAGGAAGAAAGGCCAGAGCATTGAAGCATATGATCGCTGTGAAAAATCTGAAGCTTCATTACGAGGGTGCAACAAAGGGACAAAGAAGAGGAAGGGGAAGGAGTATGTGGCACATGTTGATAGAAGGGGCAAAGATGGTAACCTGCAGTCTAACCTTGAGCAGCAAATCGATGATTCCCTTTTcttgaagaaaaagggaaaacgAAAACTGGAGGCTGATATTGGTACTTCTGATATGGAAGCTTCTGAACCACATGGTGCAGAATTAGGAACCATAGACGTGGAGATAGAAACCAAACCACAGAAAAAGCCATTTACTTTGATCACCCCCACAGTTCATGCTGGTTTCTCGTTCTCAATTATACATCTTCTTTCTGCAGTTCGCTTGGCAATGATTACACCACTTCCAGAAGATTCCTTAGAGGTTAGCAAGCCTAGAGAAGAGCAAAATGGAAAGCAGGAAGGTGGTGCGAATGGGGTTCTTTCTTGTGAAAATGCAGTTAGCAATGATTTGGACCATCCTGTGCAAGCAAGTGCGCTTTCTCTAACTGTTCATGAGATTGTTAGTCGGGTGGCGGCGAATCCTGGGGATCCATGTATCCTTGAGACACAAGAGCCGCTTCAAGATTTAGTTCGGGGAGTTCTGAAAATTTTCTCATCAAAAACAGCACCTTTGGGAGCGAAAGGCTGGAAGGCACTTGTTGCCTATGAGAAGTCCACAAAAGGTTGGTCTTGGGTTGGTCCTGTTATGCATAGCTCAAATGATCATGAGACTATTGAGGAGGTAACATCACCCGAAGCCTGGGGTCTGCCCCCGAAAATGCTTGTCAAGTTAGTTGATTCATTTGCAAATTGGCTAAAAAATGGTCAGGAGACTCTCCAGCTATTAGGGAGTCTTCCTGCACCACCGCTTGAATTGATGCAAGCCAATTTAGATGAGAAAGAAAGGTTCAGAGACCTAAGAGCTCAGAAGAGCCTTAGCACCATTAGTCCAAGTTCTGAAGAAGTGAGAGCTTATTTCCGTAGGGAGGAGCTTCTTAGGTATTCTATTCCTGACAGGGCCTTCTCTTACACGGCTGCTGATGGCAAAAAATCTATAGTTGCTCCCTTGCGAAGGTGTGGAGGTAAACCAACTTCAAAGGCTCGAGATCATTTTATGCTGAAACGTGACCGGCCACCACATGTTACAATTCTTTGTATTGTGAGAGATGCAGCTGCCAGATTGCCTGGAAGTATCGGCACCCGTGCAGATGTTTGTACTTTGATAAGAGACTCTCAGTACATTGTTGAAGAAGTTTCTGATGCCCAAGTTAACCAGGTTGTTAGTGGGGCCTTAGACCGTTTGCATTATGAACGTGATCCTTGTGTACAGTTTGATGGAGAGAGGAAATTGTGGGTTTATTTGCatagagaaagagaagaagaggaTTTTGAGGATGATGGTACTTCATCTACTAAGAAATGGAAGAGGCAGAAAAAAGATACTGCTGAGCAACCTGATCAAGGAGCCGTAACTGTGGCTTTTCATGGGACTGGGGATCAATCAGGATTTGATTTGGTCTCTGATCTTAATGTCGAGCCTCCATGCTGTGATAAAAAGATGGAGACAGATTCCCATAATAGACAAAACGTGGAGGATAATGCTGACACCAGTCATGGGTCTGAGCAAGGTAACACCCAACAACATGGTCATCCTATGCAAGAAAGCAAATTGCTATGTCAAGAAAATTCCACTAATGAAGATTTTGATCAACATTTCAG TTTTGCAGGTCAGAGTCCACCGAGAGGGTAG